The following proteins are encoded in a genomic region of Ornithodoros turicata isolate Travis unplaced genomic scaffold, ASM3712646v1 Chromosome21, whole genome shotgun sequence:
- the LOC135373153 gene encoding uncharacterized protein LOC135373153, with protein MHILVKWPGVNMLDVYPVDSLQDIELGLSISYVPAVPANVDIAKGKTFLIRCSKNAEPSEAFFVAAEHNRKIEELEHANARLTKKAKEKCVMTNMVDQMENLIQTASSQNAAAVTAAPMLDIGLGVCVDAGVLHRIERSSKGDRTRLARALIWAVFSPEEMIGRTSYGIPCNAH; from the exons ATGCACATTTTGGTGAAGTGGCCAGGCGTGAATATGCTGGACGTTTATCCCGTCGACAGCCTGCAAGATATCGAATTAGGTTTAAGTATTTCGTATGTCCCGGCCGTCCCGGCAAACGTGGACATTGCTAAGGGGAAGACATTCCTCATACGGTGCAGCAAGAATGCAGAGCCCTCTGAAGCCTTCTTCGTTGCTGCGG AGCACAACCGGAAAATAGAGGAGCTTGAGCATGCAAATGCCCGCCTGACAAAGAAAGCCAAAGAGAAGTGTG TCATGACCAACATGGTGGATCAAATGGAAAATCTAATCCAGACTGCCTCCAGCCAGAACGCTGCTGCTGTTACAGCAGCTCCAATG CTGGACATCGGCTTAGGTGTTTGCGTGGACGCTGGTGTTCTGCACAGAATAGAGAGAAGCAGCAAAGGGGATAGGACAAG GCTGGCCCGTGCCCTCATTTGGGCAGTATTTTCTCCTGAGGAGATGATTGGGCGAACTTCATATGGGATACCATGCAACGCCCACTAA